In Buchananella sp. 14KM1171, the genomic stretch CGTTCAGGCGTTTGATCCGGGCAGAGACGCGCCAACGCTCCCTGGCGTCGAACGTCTCCTCAGCGGTCAGTTCTCGCCACAGCGACTCGTAGCGTTCCACGATGCGGTTTCCCACCTCGATGGTGTCGATGTTGGGCTCCAGCAGCGCTCCGGCCTGCAGGTCCATCAGTTCACCGATGATGTTGGTGCGGGCCAGGTCCACGTCGTAAGCGCGTTGGCCGCGAGAGAGCTCTGGGTGAAGTTCGCCTGTCTCCGCGTCCACCAGGTAGGCGGCAAATGCACCTGCATCGCGACGGAACAGGGTGTTGGAGAGCGAGACGTCACCCCAGTAGAAACCCTGTAGGTGCAGGCGCACCAGTAGGACGGCTAGAGCGTCGATGAGGCGGGTGGCCGTTTCGGGCCGCATGTACTGACTGAACAGGGCCCGGTAAGGCAGGGAGAACTGAAGGTGCTCCGTGATGAGGGCGGAGTTGAGTTCTTCTCCGTTTTCGTCGCGCCGCCCGGTAATCACCGCGGTGGGCTGGACTGAGGGAACCTCTAGGCGGGAGAGGTCACGCAGAAGCCCGTATTCGCGGTGCGCCACCGTTTCGCCGATCTCCTTGACCGCCAACACGCGACCGTCCAGGTTGACGAAGCGGACCACGTGGCGAGACAGGCCTCGGGGGAGGGCAGCCAGGACGGACTCTGGCCAGTCCTGCAGCGGGAGTTCCCAGGGGAGGTCCAACAAAGCCGGGTCAACGCGCGCGGCGGTGATCTGCATAGAAGCGGGCATGGATTAAGTCTCTCAAACTGTGCGGGGGTTGGTCACTTTCCGCCTCCAGAGGGGCGGGCCCAGGTTGGCGCCAGGACAAGTAGGAATGGGCCCGGCGCGGTGGAGTTGGCGGTGGCGGCCGAGCTGCGGGGACGGGCCGGGACAAGCGCCCGACCCGCCTGGGACTTAGGTCACCCGGAGTGAGGGCGAACCTTACATGTTACCTCCGAATCTTCGGTTCGCGCTGCACCGCGAGTAAAGCTCTAGTAAAGTTGATGCCAGTGGTTGCACCTGCAGCCGTTTGAATCAACAGAAAGGGAGCCAATATGGGCTTCATTGCATTTCTCCTCCTGGGGCTCATCGCCGGCGCGATTGCCAAGGCCCTGATGCCCGGAAAGCAGGAGGGGGGTTGGATTGCCACGCTGGTGCTGGGCGTCATCGGCGCCATGGTCGGCGGCTGGCTGGGCGGCATCCTGCTCGATGCAAAGCTGGGCAACTTCTGGGACCTGAAGTCCTGGGTCCTCGCGATCGGTGGCTCCCTGGTGGTCCTGGCCGTCTGGGGCGCGCTGACCGGTAAGAAGCGCTGACACACCCTCTCGGTGAGCTGAGTCCCGCCGCAGCGAAAGCTGCGGCGGGACTTCTCTTTCTGCCGTGGGCGGGATCGCCCAGGCGCGCGTGTGCGCAGCTAGGCGCGTGGGCGCGTGCGCAAGCGGTTGAGGACTTAGTGGCTCTTCACAGATGAGGGTGTTACTGGGGTGAGGGTGGTCGTCGCGCGTGGTAGCGACTCCGTTGCCTCCGTGGTGCCTGTGCCGTTGGGATCGCTGGTGGCTCGGCACTGGGGCTGTCTTGGGGGCGCCGTCCTGGTGGAGCGGTGGCAGCGTTAAGTGGGAGCGGGAACAGCGCCAGAACACCGGCCAGGTGGTGGACGGCATGCGCGAACGCGACCGGCACACCCCTGCCTCGCAAATGCTGCACCGGGGTACATACGACCGCTTGGTGCCATGGCACCGCTCGGTCGCATGTACCCCGACCGCACGCTTGTGCGCTCGGGGGCACCGCGCCACCACCCACCACCCACCACAGCCCCACCTTCAGCTGTGAAGAGCCGGCTTGGTGCACCTCTCGTAGGGTTCGTGCACCTCTCGTGGGCTTAGTGAACCAGTCGTAGGCCTACCCGGTCGGGTAACCCCTCAATAGGTGCACCAAAACCTCAATCGGTGCACCAAGGGATCAATAGGTCGACTAACCCCTCAACCGTTTGCGCAACCACCGCCTACCAGACCCCGGGCCGGGCCGCAAATGCAGTCGAGACGCAACCGGCGAACCCGGGCGCGCGGCGCCGGGGCGCAGGGCGCGGCTCCTGGTGGATGTCTGCGTCAAAACCCGGGCGCGCCGCGCCGGGGCGCTGCGCGACGCAACGAGAAGCGAGGCGCGCGGGCACAAAACGGGGTGGGGCCCCGGCCAGTTGGCCGGGGCCCCACCCCCAATTTCCCGAAGCATCAGGGCAGGCGCAGGCCCGTGGAAGCGGAGAAGTTGTGCTGGTGGTCCGGGCGGATGCGGACGTGCACAACGCCACCCGGGGCCGGAGCGGTGCGCGGAGGAACGCGCACGATCAGCTGGTTGGACTCGTGGCCGGAACCGAAGTTGCCGTCGTGCTCGCCCACCAGGGAGCCGTAGATGTAGGCGTCGGAGCCCAGCTCCTCGACCAGCTCGACCTTGATCGGGATGGAGCCCTCGTCGGTGGCGGAGACCAGCTCCAGGGACTCGGGACGGAAACCGATGGTGATCTTGCCGTTGTCCTCAGCGTTCATGGCGGCAACGGTCTCGCGGGAGACCGGCACGCGGGCGGAGCCCAGCACGGCCCAGCCGCCGTTGACGGTGAAGGTGCCCAGGTTCATAGCGGGGGAACCGATGAAGCCTGCCACGAACTCGTTGGCGGGGGTGTCGTACATCTCGCGCGGGGTGCCGACCTGCTGCAGCAGGCCGTCCTTCAGCACGGCGATGCGGTCACCCATGGTGAGAGCCTCGGTCTGGTCGTGGGTCACGTAGACGGTGGTGACCTCCAGGCGGCGCTGCAGGGAGGCGATCTGGGTGCGGGTCTGCACGCGCAGCTTGGCGTCCAGGTTGGACAGCGGCTCGTCCATGAGGAACACCTGGGGCTTGCGCACGATCGCGCGGCCCATGGCGACGCGCTGACGCTGGCCACCGGAGAGGGCCTTCGGCTTGCGGTCCAGGTACTGGGTCAGGTCGAGGATCTCCGCAGCCTCCTTCACGCGGCGGGTGATCTCTTCCTTCGGGGTGCCGGCGATCTTCAGGGCGAAGCCCATGTTGTCGTGCACAGACATGTGCGGGTAGAGCGCGTAGTTCTGGAACACCATGGCGATGTCACGGTCCTTGGGCTGGACGTCAGTGACGTCGCGGTCGCCAATGAAGATGCGACCGGCGTTGACGTCCTCCAGGCCCGCGAGCATGCGCAGAGAGGTGGACTTACCACAGCCGGACGGGCCGACCAGCACTAGGAACTCGCCGTCGGCGATCTCCAGGTCCAGGGCGTCAACGGCGGGGCGCTCGGCGCCGGGGTAGACGCGCGTGGCCTTGTCATAAGTTACGGTTGCCATTTTTCGGTTTCCCTTCACGGGCAGGTACGTGCCCGACGATCCGAGTGAAGGTGTCAAACGTGTCCACGTTGACACTCGTGGCGGTTGCCACTTGAAGCAGTCTGCCACATCAGCCTGCCTGGAAGGTAGAGATTGTGTGAAAAATTGCTGGAATCTTTTCCGGCAGTGTTTGCCACGGGGTGTGGACCCACTTAGCCTGGCTCCATGTCGGGGCAAAGGGTGCGTGTGGTTGGCGGCTACCAACTGGGCGCCTGCTTGGGGTCCGGAGGAAGTGGCACTGTATACCGGGCGCTCGCTCCCAGCGGCCAAGAGGTCGCGTTGAAACTGTTGCATCCCCACGTCGCCAGTGACCCCGTGGCCCGGGAGCGGCTCAAGCGGGAAGCCCATATAACCCAGTTGGATGCCCGTTCCATCGCGGGAGTCTTGGATTTTGAGATTGACGGGGACGAGCCGTTCATTGTTTCCCGGCTGGTGGAGGGGCCCACTCTGGCCGCTTTCGTTGACACACATGGCCCGTTGGGGCCAGTGGAGTTGGCCAACCTGGCGGAGGATCTTGCTGCCGGGCTGCACCTGGTGCACGCCGCCGGGGCAGTTCACCGCGATGTCTCGCCGCGCAACGTGATCATGTCAGCGTCAGGTCCCGTACTGATCGACTTTGGTATTGCGCAGTGGGTGGGTTCAGAGCGCGTCACCGGAGCCGGCCTGGTAATAGGAACAGCCGGCTATTTCCCGCCCGAGTATTGGCGTGGTAGCGCGCAAGAGATGACGCCAGCTTTCGACTGGTGGGGTTGGGCGGGCGTGCTGACGTTTGCCGCTACGGGGAGGCCGCCGTTTGGATCCGGTAACCCGGTGGCGATTTTAGAGCGGGCTGAGCGTGGGCAGGTTGACGTGGCCGGGCTGGGCCACGACCTAGCCGAGCTGCTGCGCGCTGCCCTCCATCCTGACCCGGCTCGCAGGGGGCAGCCGACGCAGACGCTGCAGGGTCTTTCTGACCTGGCAGATGCCGCGTTTGCACCCACCGAGGTTGTTCCCGCTGGCAGCCCTGTGGAGACCGACTGGTTGGTGCACGGCCAGGCGGCGGCCAACACCGAGATTCTGGGGGAGTGGCTGCCTGCCCAGGGCGCCCTGCCAACAGCGCCGGTCCCCGAGTTTTCAGCGGACGCCGGCCAGACGGATTTGCTCTCAAGTGCTGCCAGGGGAGAGTTGGCGCAGGAAGCGATTCCCACGGCCGTGCTGGGCAGCTGGGCAGGTGAGCAATTGCACGACGCCGCCCCCGCCACCTTGCCGCAGGAGGCCTGTGATCTACCCACCCAAGTTTTAGGCGTGGGCCGGGGGGACGACGTCGGCCACTACTACCAATCCGAAAACCGGCCGCAGTTTGACCAGGCGGCGCGCGACGGACAGACCACCGCCATGCCCGCTGCCCCCGGCAGGTACGCGAACGCCGCGCCCTTCCCTCAGCAGGCCCAAGTGGAGCAGCCAACCAACCTACCTAACGCGTCTGCCTACTGGAATGGGCAGCCCATCGCCCCGGTTCCCGGTGCCCTGGGCGCCCCGCCGCCAATTCCTACCCCACCGGGCTTCCCACTGGGCGTGCCCAGTAAATCGGCCCTGTTCCAGGCGGCCATGCAGCTGCCGTCTCACGCCACGCCGGGGCAGTACGTGCCGCAGCCGGGGGAGCAACTCGCGCAGTCGGTGCCCCCCGTGCACTGGGCGTCTCTAGCTCAGGCTGGCCAGTGGCAGGGAACGCAACCGGCGGCCTGGCAGGGCCCGGTAGGCGCCTCCACCGGCCCGGCCCTGGCTCCCGCGTGGGTGCGCACGGTCTTTGCCCTGGCTGTGGGCGCAGTTCTGGCAGTCATGAGCCTAGGGGCGTATGCCGGCTACGCGGCCATATGCGCGGCCACCCTGGCCTTACTCACCGCAGTGGTGGGAGAAAGCACGGCCCGCCAGCAGCCCTGGTGGCGCGCCGCGCTGAACGTCCCGCTCTACCTGGTACGCCAAGCAGTAATGCTGGCGCCGGTCGGAGCAGCGATATGGCTCGCCTGGCGCGCCGGGGCGTGGCTGAGCGCCTCCGCGCACCTCTCCCACGTGCAGCTGACGGCACTGGGAGAAAGCGGCGCGAAAGCAGCCCTCGTCTTCCTGGTGTGGGTGGGGCTGTGGCACACGCCCCTGGCCCGCCACTCGCGGGTGGGCACCGCCGCCCTGCTGGCAGAGCTTCCCCGCCGGGCGGTGGTCACCCTCAGCTTCCTCCTGGTCCTCCTGGCCGCCTACGCCCTAACGCAGAGCGGTACCAGCGCATAGCCGGCGCGAAAGGCGACAACGACAACGGGGCGGCGCCGGGGCGGCGTCGGCCACCAGTACATTCCCAGCCAAAGCCGCTAGAGTGATCGCGTTTGACCGCGAAATCGTAAGGGAAGAAAACATGGCGAAAGAGTCTCGACCCACAAGCAACGAGCGCCGCGAAGCAGCCCGCAACCAGGCTGCGCAGCGCAGGGCAGAACAGCTCAAGCGAGACTCGCGCAACCGCATGCTCATGATCATCGCCATCGCCACCAGCCTGGTGGTCGCGGTCGGTGCCATCGTGTTCGCCGTCTACAAGAAGAACGCCAACGCGGGCAAGGTGGACCAGCCCGCGATCGTCACCGACAACGGCGGCGTGTCCTTCGCCGGGCCGGCCAAGAAGGCCGGCACCAGCAGCGACGGCAAGCCGGTCCTGGACGTCTACTTCGACTACTCCTGCGGCGCCTGCGCCCACTTCGAGCTGGCCCAGCGCGAGACCCTCGCCAAGCTGCTGGACGACGACGCCGTGAACGTGGTGCTCCACCCCGTTTCCATCCTGGGCTCCACCTTCACCGACGCCGCCGCCAACGCCTTCTACGAGGTGGTGGACAAGAACCCGGAGCTGGCCTACCAGTTCCACGAGAAGCTGTTCACCGTGTTCCTGGAGGCCAACCAGGCCCAGGACGCCAGCAAGCTGAGCTTCGAGGCGATCCAGAACACCGCCAAGGAGCTGGGCGTGCCCCAGTCCACCATCGACGCGTTCTCCAAGAACACCTACGCCCCGCTGGTGTCCGCCTCCACCACTGACTTCGTTACCCGCTCCAACAGCGGCGAGCTCAGCGAGGACAAGCGCGCCGCCACGCCCACCGTGGTCAAGGACGGCAAGCCCTCTGACTTCGCGCTGATCATGCAGCCCGGCGGGCTGGACCAGTGGGTGCGCACCAACACATACCCGACCCCGGCGGCCACGGAGACCACCAAGTAAGGCGGTAAGGCTCCCTCCACCGCCGGGCCCGCCCGATGGGTGCAGGTCCGCCAAAGCACTGGGCCCGCAGCGCGTGCGCTGCGGGCCCTCCGCTATACTCGGCGCTGGCGTTTCAGCGCCGCGCCACCTTAGCTCAGTTGGTAGAGCGCCCGCCTTGTAAGCGGACGGTCGCGGGTTCGAGTCCCGCAGGTGGCTCCGCCCCCTAATTCCCCGCCGGAATTAGGGGGCTTTGTTTTCCGCTAGTCCAGGAACCCTGAGCTGGGCACCTCAACGTATTGTGCAAACTTGGGGGCGAGGCCGTCGCCGCTAGAGCGTCCGTTAATGTGGCGCCCAATCCAGGGCAGGACATCTCTTTGGAACCAGGCAATGTTTTGGCGCAGGGTCAGCTTTTTTACCGCCGACGCGGGCCGCGGAGCCCACTGAGTGCGGTCGGTGGGCATGCCGAGTGCCTCCAGTGCCGCCTGGGTGACGATCTGATGCCCAGAAGATGACAAGTGGATGTGGTCGGGGGCCCAGGCGTTCCAATCCTTCAAAGAGGGAATGCGGAATTGATCGATTACTCGCGAGCCACGCCGCTGCGCGATCACGCGCACCCCCTCGTTGAACTCCATCATGCGCGGACTGATCGCCTTCAAGAGAGGGGAATCGGAGCAGTCGACAAAGGTGGAGGTGAGCACCTCTGCGCCCGTGTCGCGGGCGCGCGCAACGGCCTTGTCCAACGCTTGTAGAAGCCCACGGACGTCGGCTTGCAGGCGCATGACGTCGTTTCCGCCGCCCCAAATGGAGATCAAGTTTGGGCGCATCGCCAACGCCTGCTCCAGTTGGTCACCCAGGATGTTGCCCAGCAGCCGGCCACGAATGGCGAGATTGGCATACCGCAGTGGCGCCATGCCGCCGTCCTGCCGGGCGGCAGAAAGCTCCACGGCTAGGCGGTCTGCCCACCCGATCATGCGGCCCGCACGGCGTGGATCTTCCAGCCCCTCACTGATTGAGTCACCCACCGCCACGTACCGCTCTACCGCAGACAGGTCCAGGGGGAGGGCAGTGCGGCCAAAGTGCTCCCGCCCCCCTCGCAGTGGAGCCCCCCAGTAGAGGTCTGGGTGGGACGACGCTCCTCCCGCCGGTGTGCTTGTGTGGGCGGATGAGGTGGAGCCGGGGTGAGCTGAGGGCATGAATCCTCCTTGCGCGATCAGAGCAGTCAAGCTTGCGTCTGCCCTCACACAGCATAGGGGGAGGAAGCCTCCGTTATGCGTGCCTACCGGCGGGTGTGGTTGAAACAGCGTGGGTCGCCCAGACCTATCGGTGCTCGGGCGACCCACGCTGTGCTCAACGGTCTTTCAGCAGCCTCTCCAATGCGCTTTGGACCGCCGGGTGCAGGGTGGTTGTGCCTCCCAGCAGCTCTACCCGCCGCACCGTGGAGGTGGCAGTCAGGTAGCTGGCCACCTCCGGGCTGAGAGCGGTCTGGCGGCTGAGTAGTAGCGGCGCACGCAGGTTTGCGGCCAACGCGGTTCCGGGGAGACCATCTGCAAAGGTGGCCCCGCTTGCTACCACCAGAGCAGAGGGAGCGGAGTGGAAACGTTGGACTAGTAGCGCAGCGGTGGCGTATCGATCCGCCCCCACTACCGGCATGAGATTGATTCCCGACACGTAGTGAGAACCGCGCAAGGACTGCGCAGGCAGCCCACCTACGGCCACAACAGGCAGTGAGTCGTGAGCCGCCAGGTAGGCCCTAGTCGCAGGCGGAAGCTGGGCTGCCCGTGTCAGCAGCACGATGCCACCGTGACGGGCGGCAGTTGGTCCTGCCGCTAGAGAGTCCGCGTAGTCCATCCCGTTGGCCAGGAAGACTCGTTCCACCGTACTGATGCGGGCCACCTCTGCGGCCACAGCTGTGGCGGTGGAGAACCGATCCGGACCGGCCAAGCGGCGCACGGAGAAGCCCGCTCGGCGCAGCTGTGTTTCCTTCAGCGAGGACACCGTGCCGGTGCCGCCAACCAGGTAAACCTCCGTGACCTGCATGTTGTGCAGCTCGGCCAGGACTCCGGGTTCCACCGTGCTCGCCGTAGTTAGTAGCAGTGGACCGTCAATCGCGGCGGCCAACGGCCCTGCCGTGACTGCGTCCGCGAAACCCAGCCCGCTTGTTACTACCGCAGTAGTGCCACTAAAACGACCGGCACGCGCTGCCGCCAAGGCGGTTTCGACTCGGTCGGCTCCCCAAACGCGGTGCACGATTGCCGGGCCGGGAGAGGGGATGGCAGATATCGACGTGCTCGGTGTGGAGCTCGGCGTCTGCGTTGGGGGTGGTGCGACCGTTGGCGTCTGCGTCGGGGTCTGCGTTGGCGTCTGCGTTGGGGGTGGCGCGACCGTTGGCGTCTGCGTCGGCGTCTGCGTTGGGGGTGGCGCGACCGTTGGCGTCTGCGTCGGCGTCTGCGTTGGGGGTGGCGCGACCGTTGGCGTCTGCGTCGGGGTCTGCGTCGGGGTCTGCGTCGGGGTCTGCGTCGGGGGTGGCGCGACCGTTGGCGTCTGCGTCGGCGGCGTCGGAATCTGCTCAAGTTCGTGCAGCACAGCCACGGTGCGGGGCGGAATAATAACCGTGCCGCTATTCGCGTCCCACATGGTCTGTTTGACTACTTGATCCACTCCCTCAGCCTGGATAGCGGAGAGCGCAAAGCGGCGGCCAGCAAGGGAATCAACCCGCTGAGTGAGCTGCTGTGGAGAAGCGTTAAATACCGTCAACACGCCGTCGAGCTTGGCATCGACGTCAGC encodes the following:
- a CDS encoding DUF4032 domain-containing protein — encoded protein: MPASMQITAARVDPALLDLPWELPLQDWPESVLAALPRGLSRHVVRFVNLDGRVLAVKEIGETVAHREYGLLRDLSRLEVPSVQPTAVITGRRDENGEELNSALITEHLQFSLPYRALFSQYMRPETATRLIDALAVLLVRLHLQGFYWGDVSLSNTLFRRDAGAFAAYLVDAETGELHPELSRGQRAYDVDLARTNIIGELMDLQAGALLEPNIDTIEVGNRIVERYESLWRELTAEETFDARERWRVSARIKRLNELGFDVGEISMSTDLGGTSLSFQPKVVDAGHYHRQVMRLTGLDVQERQGQRMLNDLEEFRAINGLGGTPIEIVAHKWLAEVFEPTVTSVPLELQRKLEPAEIFHEVLEHRWYLSEAAGYDVALAQAVASYVSEVLPSRPDEQSYLSLGDTEEMDAIFDDEEIHDAGAWIADSPRSRVATANSELWDNLQP
- a CDS encoding GlsB/YeaQ/YmgE family stress response membrane protein; the protein is MGFIAFLLLGLIAGAIAKALMPGKQEGGWIATLVLGVIGAMVGGWLGGILLDAKLGNFWDLKSWVLAIGGSLVVLAVWGALTGKKR
- a CDS encoding serine/threonine-protein kinase, which gives rise to MSGQRVRVVGGYQLGACLGSGGSGTVYRALAPSGQEVALKLLHPHVASDPVARERLKREAHITQLDARSIAGVLDFEIDGDEPFIVSRLVEGPTLAAFVDTHGPLGPVELANLAEDLAAGLHLVHAAGAVHRDVSPRNVIMSASGPVLIDFGIAQWVGSERVTGAGLVIGTAGYFPPEYWRGSAQEMTPAFDWWGWAGVLTFAATGRPPFGSGNPVAILERAERGQVDVAGLGHDLAELLRAALHPDPARRGQPTQTLQGLSDLADAAFAPTEVVPAGSPVETDWLVHGQAAANTEILGEWLPAQGALPTAPVPEFSADAGQTDLLSSAARGELAQEAIPTAVLGSWAGEQLHDAAPATLPQEACDLPTQVLGVGRGDDVGHYYQSENRPQFDQAARDGQTTAMPAAPGRYANAAPFPQQAQVEQPTNLPNASAYWNGQPIAPVPGALGAPPPIPTPPGFPLGVPSKSALFQAAMQLPSHATPGQYVPQPGEQLAQSVPPVHWASLAQAGQWQGTQPAAWQGPVGASTGPALAPAWVRTVFALAVGAVLAVMSLGAYAGYAAICAATLALLTAVVGESTARQQPWWRAALNVPLYLVRQAVMLAPVGAAIWLAWRAGAWLSASAHLSHVQLTALGESGAKAALVFLVWVGLWHTPLARHSRVGTAALLAELPRRAVVTLSFLLVLLAAYALTQSGTSA
- a CDS encoding SGNH/GDSL hydrolase family protein, which translates into the protein MPSAHPGSTSSAHTSTPAGGASSHPDLYWGAPLRGGREHFGRTALPLDLSAVERYVAVGDSISEGLEDPRRAGRMIGWADRLAVELSAARQDGGMAPLRYANLAIRGRLLGNILGDQLEQALAMRPNLISIWGGGNDVMRLQADVRGLLQALDKAVARARDTGAEVLTSTFVDCSDSPLLKAISPRMMEFNEGVRVIAQRRGSRVIDQFRIPSLKDWNAWAPDHIHLSSSGHQIVTQAALEALGMPTDRTQWAPRPASAVKKLTLRQNIAWFQRDVLPWIGRHINGRSSGDGLAPKFAQYVEVPSSGFLD
- a CDS encoding DsbA family protein, whose protein sequence is MAKESRPTSNERREAARNQAAQRRAEQLKRDSRNRMLMIIAIATSLVVAVGAIVFAVYKKNANAGKVDQPAIVTDNGGVSFAGPAKKAGTSSDGKPVLDVYFDYSCGACAHFELAQRETLAKLLDDDAVNVVLHPVSILGSTFTDAAANAFYEVVDKNPELAYQFHEKLFTVFLEANQAQDASKLSFEAIQNTAKELGVPQSTIDAFSKNTYAPLVSASTTDFVTRSNSGELSEDKRAATPTVVKDGKPSDFALIMQPGGLDQWVRTNTYPTPAATETTK
- a CDS encoding ABC transporter ATP-binding protein — protein: MATVTYDKATRVYPGAERPAVDALDLEIADGEFLVLVGPSGCGKSTSLRMLAGLEDVNAGRIFIGDRDVTDVQPKDRDIAMVFQNYALYPHMSVHDNMGFALKIAGTPKEEITRRVKEAAEILDLTQYLDRKPKALSGGQRQRVAMGRAIVRKPQVFLMDEPLSNLDAKLRVQTRTQIASLQRRLEVTTVYVTHDQTEALTMGDRIAVLKDGLLQQVGTPREMYDTPANEFVAGFIGSPAMNLGTFTVNGGWAVLGSARVPVSRETVAAMNAEDNGKITIGFRPESLELVSATDEGSIPIKVELVEELGSDAYIYGSLVGEHDGNFGSGHESNQLIVRVPPRTAPAPGGVVHVRIRPDHQHNFSASTGLRLP